The Coccidioides posadasii str. Silveira chromosome 2, complete sequence genomic interval GCTTGTctatcaaaaagaaaaaggaaactGCTGGCATTGAAACGGATCGATAGACCTTGAATAGTTCGATTTAATTTTATCTGTAAGGGGCATCCGCACGAGCAGCTGCAGCTATTTCTGACTCCCACTTATCACCGTTGGCCAGTAATTTTTCCTTATTGTACAATAGTTCTTCCCTGGTTTCTGTCGCGTATTCGGCGTTAGGAGCTACAAGCGAGCAGTACGATTAGCAGGCATTCAATGCTTCCAAACACGAAGGCTGGATGTCCTCTTTCGAGGGTCACTCAGGTTAACATAGGAACTCTTAAGCATTGCTTACATTCAACGATGGCATCTACGGGGCAGCTCTCCTGGCAGAATCCACAGTAGATGCACTTGGTCATATCAATGTCATACCGTGTCGTCCGTCGGCTTCCGTCCTCACGCTCTTCGGCTTCAATGGTGATGGCTTGTGCAGGGCAGATGGCCTCGCAGAGTTTACAGGCGATACACCTCTCTTCGCCGGATGGATATCTGCGTAGGGCATGTTCGCCGCGGAATCGTGGAGAGATGGGGCCTTTCTCGAACGGGTAGTAGATTGTATACCTAGAAAGGCAAACGTTGTCAGAATAAGAACGCAACACTCATCGCAAGCCGCACTGGAACATGGAGCTAGGAGCATAGTGGCCTGGTATTGCAATTGAAAAGCGTGCCGAGAGAGAATAGGCGGTACTTACGGTGGCCTAAAGAATTGCTCTAGCACCACGTACATGCCGCGAAATAACTCTGTCATCAAGAAGTATTTTCCGGCCTTGTCTAAAGTCGAATCTTCGTCTTGATCCCATCTCTTTGGCGTAGGCATGCGGAAGCCAGGCTGTGGCGGGCCGTGTGGTGTTGCATTCTGAACGGCTGATGTCGAAAAAGTGAGGGCAGGCGTGCTGGCGGAGCGGTGGACAGATGACGAGGAAGGGAGTGAGTATGGCAGAGCGGCCCGGCGTCGATAGGCGACCAATCTTGTAACTGCCCTTGACGACGCCATGGTGTGAAAATGCGTCAATTGCAGCGACTGAGGAAGCAAAGTGAGTTCTGGACGGGAGATGTTCGCTGCCCTCTCAGAAGTGGTGAAGGTCAGATGGTTTTTGCGGGCGCTGATTGGCCGGCGGCTGACCAAGCCCAAAAGAACAGGAACTTCCAAAAGAACCTGAAGAATTCAATATCTTCCCGTGCAGCACCTCAAACCCTCCAACTGTCACGGCTACCCCGGTCCAACGGCCTCACCTCCACTGCTCTCCTCTTGTTCAGTTCCTTTCGCTAGCCAAAATGTTCCGATCCGCTCTCATCCGGTCTCTTCGAACCGTCTCCATACCTCGTGCCGTGAGGAACTCTTCGACCGTCCGTCAACTCCCCAGAGCCTCTGCCATTGTTCGGCAATCCCAATTCGCTCCGTGGATCCCCTATCAGGCTATCCGATCGTACTCTGCGCCAGCCGGCCTTAACCAGTCAGAGGTTGAGGGAAGAATAATCGACCTGCTTAAGAACTTTGACAAGGTGAGCCCCGGACCATTGACTCAGCGAAGTGATACTGTCGAATTCTGACCTAGGTTGATATTTCTTAGGTTACGGATGCCTCAAAGGTACAGAACGATCATCATTTTATTGCTCCTCGTGTGACGATGCTCACAATTGACCCTAGATTACTCCCACTTCGCACTTCACAAACGACCTTGGACTGGACAGCTTGGACACCGTTGAGGTTGTGATGGCTATTGAAGAGGTACGTTTGTGTTTCGAGATAAAGAATTATCCGCATTTGGCGTCAGTGCTGACCAGTTTCTCAACAGGAATTCAGCATTGAAATCCCAGACAAGGAGGCAGACGCGATCCACAGCAGTATGTACCACCGGCTCAAAAATTAACTGCAAGATACGCTAACAATGTTTACGTAGTCGATCAAGCTGTTCAGTATATCCTTTCCCAGCCCGATGGTTTGTAACAGTCTGGCCCTCATTTTTCTAGTACATTACTGACTGCATGTAGCCCACTAAACTGGCCGATATTCGATTCCGTGAGCAGGATTACCCCGGGGAAAATGGTTATGTATTAGAACTAAGGGGTGAAGGCGCCGGTTAGTAGGCTGCATGGGGAGGTCACGATTTTGCCGTTCTAACCGTTCCTCTCTTGTATTGTGTATATCAACTTTGAGATTTCGAACAATTTTAGATGCCTTTTATCTGCTGTTCCCGTTGGTGAGGCGACTCTGCCTGCGTCGGAGCTTCGATCGCAAGGATGGAGacaggcaaaaaaaaaaaaaagagagacagGAGCAAATGGACCCAAGTTGTAGTGATTATTCGCCCCCAACAATTGTGAAAGAATAAGGTTGCCTTTTCAGTGAATACTGACGCACAGCCAATGGTGTATGCCTTGCTATTGTTACCCCGGGAAAAAGGGTCGCGTTTCCAGATACCATTCCAGTCGTGGTGTAAATTCGATGCCACTTCATGTGAAAACTCGATTGAGGCGGCCAGTCCAAACGCAATCTCGGCATCTTAGTGTAGGTAGACACGGTTTAATAAACACTTAGAAGCATGCGATCCAATTCCGCTTGCCAGGTAAAACCCCCTGTTCTCTGCAGAGAGAGCGAAAAAGGCTGCCAAGACCGTTGGAGCTGATACGATTTGTACCGGCCAGATTTTGGGGTGCCTGTTGGCACCGATTTCTTCCAGGAGGCGTCGCTCTGCTCTCCGCCAAACGAGCTTATTTCAACAGTGAAATAAATATCCCGCCCCGAGAGATCgtcttctttgttttcttGCCTAGCGCACTCTCTGCTTCATTACTCCAGAGACCACTGTTTTTCGTGCTGCCTCACCGACCTGCGAACATCATCGCTCGCGGACAAGCAGCTCACCCCGAAAGCTTTAATCCCGCCCCTTCGAAGATATTCGAATTAGTCCATGCTGTATAACCCGACTTCCTGACGCTTCTTCACACCAACGGGTTCCACATCTGGCGGCATGGCGACTCAGAGTGGTCTAACCCGCCGTCGGGGAGCAGGGAGGAGTACGGGCGATGCCAGTGATGGCAGTCGAGTGACATCTCCATCTCCCCACAATGGATCCGATAACCGCGTACCTGAGACGTCGTTCATCGGAGGAGAAAACGGGCACAAGATTGCCTTTGATCCGCGAGATATCAGCGAGAGCGCTGACAAGGTCAAGCAGCCAAAGTTGACGTTAATGGAAGAGGTGCTATTGCTAGGGATAAAAGATAAGCAGGTTGGTGAATCATATCACCGGGGATTTCCCCTTGGGCTTTGTGATACGCAATGG includes:
- a CDS encoding uncharacterized protein (EggNog:ENOG410PHFE~COG:C~BUSCO:12660at33183), which codes for MASSRAVTRLVAYRRRAALPYSLPSSSSVHRSASTPALTFSTSAVQNATPHGPPQPGFRMPTPKRWDQDEDSTLDKAGKYFLMTELFRGMYVVLEQFFRPPYTIYYPFEKGPISPRFRGEHALRRYPSGEERCIACKLCEAICPAQAITIEAEEREDGSRRTTRYDIDMTKCIYCGFCQESCPVDAIVESPNAEYATETREELLYNKEKLLANGDKWESEIAAAARADAPYR
- the NUO12 gene encoding Acyl carrier protein, mitochondrial (EggNog:ENOG410PQGB~COG:C,I,Q~BUSCO:15853at33183) translates to MFRSALIRSLRTVSIPRAVRNSSTVRQLPRASAIVRQSQFAPWIPYQAIRSYSAPAGLNQSEVEGRIIDLLKNFDKVTDASKITPTSHFTNDLGLDSLDTVEVVMAIEEEFSIEIPDKEADAIHSIDQAVQYILSQPDAH